The segment TTACCTTCGCCTTTACATCGAGTGTTTTATCCTGATTATCAACTGGCTGAAAGATATATTTCTTTGAAAAAAAAGTATCCTGCCAGCAATAGGTATCCCAATTGTTTCCGGCAACGAGTTCAATACTTTCATTGGCACAAACCTCCACACTGTCGGTCAGGTTAAAAACAAGGGGGTCGAATTCATCAGCTCCAATATCAGGTGGGTTTTTGCGGTTTTCAAGTTCAATATCTTTGGATACCTGAGAAAAATAAGTTCCTGCCCCGTCAAGAGCAGGGGTAAAGGTAAACAAAAGCGTATCCGAACAAAACCCGGGATCGACCTGAAGCGATTGATTGTCGAAACCAATGGAATCGCGCCATGCCGCCACTGAAGGATAATCAATGCCGTCATGGTGCACATAAGTGTTTGAATTAGTAAAATATGCATTGTAATCAATGCTGAGGTTCTGCCCGTTAGTGATTTCCATGCAGTGCCCCTCAGCCTTATTGCTGAAAATATTGGATGCAATGTTCAGAAAGCGTGGGGAAAACAAGGTCAGGTTTACACTCCCCTGTGTACTGCCTGTCAGATGAGTACTGTTGTGTGCAAGAATTATATCGGTGGAATTGTAAATGCTGATGGCAGAGGTAAAGGCCTCTGTGATGGAAGAAATAAAATTATTGGCTATCAGAAACTCATTCTGATACATTCCCGAACTTTTAAACAACCTGATGCCGAATGCGTTGGCTTTGTTTTTTGAAATAATGATTTTGTTTTCAAGAACTTTTCCCTTGCTGCTGCAGGATTCAAGGTTAATGGCCGTATAAGGCAAAATATTCCCGTAAGAATGAATGTAATTTGCGGAAATCACAGGTTCAAAATGATTTTTCAGATAAACAGATCCGGTGCTCTGGCCTTTAAAAGTGTTTTTCTGAATGTAGGTATAAAGATCAGGAGTGGTTTCATTCCCATTCATCCGGATGGCATAACTTCCGTTTAAAAACTCATTGTTCATAAA is part of the Sphingobacteriales bacterium genome and harbors:
- a CDS encoding T9SS type A sorting domain-containing protein; translation: DTISGRLVEISTYCTGVQFYNCRFLGWKNGAELVYSAPYPAGYGNTYTIFMNNEFLNGSYAIRMNGNETTPDLYTYIQKNTFKGQSTGSVYLKNHFEPVISANYIHSYGNILPYTAINLESCSSKGKVLENKIIISKNKANAFGIRLFKSSGMYQNEFLIANNFISSITEAFTSAISIYNSTDIILAHNSTHLTGSTQGSVNLTLFSPRFLNIASNIFSNKAEGHCMEITNGQNLSIDYNAYFTNSNTYVHHDGIDYPSVAAWRDSIGFDNQSLQVDPGFCSDTLLFTFTPALDGAGTYFSQVSKDIELENRKNPPDIGADEFDPLVFNLTDSVEVCANESIELVAGNNWDTYCWQDTFFSKKYIFQPVDNQDKTLDVKAKVTRKGCAFTDTVHVVQHSYPVFDLGKDTSFCLQKFSGYDLHAPYGYPKYLWQDNSTDSIFTVTKPADSGLKVFHVKVTNTFGCENSDSVRIYFYDCSGMNEPFTPFQAWYSVNEKKIKFFWPEELTQKNASVSIYSVSGELLIESHVMEELDAGMLPSGIYLLKITDDKNVYFLKFFAE